A stretch of the Agromyces larvae genome encodes the following:
- a CDS encoding purine-cytosine permease family protein has product MSLYTRLDRHLEQQADNAGPIRGTLSLRRIGMIWLAANLVVTTLLTGTLFIPAVDFGIAFAMIVLGTVGGAIVLTLVGNIGTRTGLPTMALTRGAFGTNGSLLPVTANVVILMGWSWVQAMLAGVTVDYLVHSLTGFSNPILFSVLAQTLVVVLAIFGHEGIARVEPWLAVAMLAIIAWIFITAFTTFSPAEFQAIPADESLGLTPVVVLDIVIATAISWTVLSADFNRLAASSRAGIIGSGIGYTLSTVISMTLGAVALGYVILSGGDAVAFDPGTIVGAFGAPLAIVIFLSVMATNTMVVYGMVTSVVNARIGSRLRFLPTALVLGLISIIGSTWLGLLNQFTDFLVMIGAFFVPVFAIMIVDYYLIKRSAYSRDILQRRGGRYWYTAGVNWIAVGVWVVGAVVSYLWTYVWPLPVGATIPAFALTFVLYLVAMLPDRARHAREQSVHLAGSGGSGQTDATSETDVATDATA; this is encoded by the coding sequence ATGTCGCTCTACACCCGCCTCGACCGCCACCTCGAACAGCAGGCCGACAACGCCGGCCCCATCCGCGGCACGCTCTCGCTGCGCCGCATCGGCATGATCTGGCTCGCTGCGAACCTCGTGGTCACCACGCTGCTCACCGGCACCCTCTTCATCCCGGCCGTCGACTTCGGCATCGCGTTCGCGATGATCGTGCTCGGCACGGTGGGCGGGGCGATCGTGCTGACCCTCGTCGGCAACATCGGCACCCGCACGGGTCTGCCCACGATGGCGCTCACCCGTGGCGCGTTCGGCACGAACGGCAGCCTGCTGCCGGTGACCGCGAACGTCGTCATCCTGATGGGCTGGAGCTGGGTGCAGGCGATGCTCGCCGGCGTCACCGTCGACTACCTGGTGCACAGCCTGACCGGGTTCTCGAATCCGATCCTGTTCTCGGTGCTCGCGCAGACCCTGGTCGTCGTGCTCGCCATCTTCGGGCACGAGGGCATCGCGCGCGTGGAGCCGTGGCTCGCGGTGGCGATGCTCGCGATCATCGCGTGGATCTTCATCACCGCGTTCACGACGTTCAGCCCCGCCGAGTTCCAGGCCATCCCGGCCGACGAGTCGCTCGGCCTCACGCCGGTCGTGGTGCTCGACATCGTGATCGCGACGGCGATCTCGTGGACGGTGCTGTCGGCCGACTTCAACCGGCTGGCCGCGTCGAGCCGTGCCGGCATCATCGGGTCGGGCATCGGCTACACGCTGTCGACGGTCATCTCGATGACGCTCGGCGCGGTCGCGCTCGGCTACGTCATCCTCTCGGGCGGCGACGCGGTGGCGTTCGACCCGGGCACGATCGTCGGCGCGTTCGGTGCGCCGCTCGCGATCGTCATCTTCCTGTCGGTGATGGCGACGAACACGATGGTCGTCTACGGCATGGTCACCTCGGTCGTGAACGCGCGCATCGGCAGCCGCCTGCGGTTCCTGCCGACCGCGCTCGTGCTCGGCCTGATCTCGATCATCGGGTCGACCTGGCTCGGCCTGCTGAACCAGTTCACCGACTTCCTGGTGATGATCGGCGCGTTCTTCGTGCCGGTGTTCGCGATCATGATCGTCGATTACTACCTGATCAAGCGGTCGGCGTACAGCCGTGACATCCTGCAGCGCCGCGGTGGCCGCTACTGGTACACCGCGGGCGTGAACTGGATCGCGGTCGGCGTGTGGGTCGTGGGCGCGGTCGTGTCGTACCTGTGGACGTACGTGTGGCCGCTGCCGGTCGGCGCGACGATCCCGGCGTTCGCGTTGACGTTCGTGCTCTACCTCGTGGCGATGCTGCCCGATCGCGCGCGGCATGCGCGCGAGCAGAGCGTGCACCTCGCCGGATCGGGCGGGTCGGGTCAGACGGATGCCACGAGCGAGACGGATGTCGCGACGGATGCCACGGCGTGA
- a CDS encoding cyclase family protein, whose product MRELSHPISTGMQVYPGDPDVRLEPALELARDGVDVARLHLGSHTGTHLDAPSHSVAGGRTTGRIALDELVGDALVVHLAGLAPRSTYGLDAFESALAGGLPERVPPIVIVDTGWAARFGSPAALDHPALDADAAAELMRRGLRLLAVDTLSPDPTVAGGTSFPVHEVVLGGDALIVENLTGLDGLPERVRAGFFPLPIDADGAPVRAVAFID is encoded by the coding sequence ATGCGCGAGCTGAGTCATCCGATCTCGACCGGGATGCAGGTCTACCCGGGCGATCCCGATGTGCGTCTCGAGCCCGCCCTCGAGCTCGCGCGCGACGGCGTCGATGTGGCCCGCCTGCACCTCGGCTCGCACACGGGCACCCACCTCGACGCGCCCTCGCACAGCGTGGCCGGCGGACGCACGACCGGGCGCATCGCGCTCGACGAACTCGTCGGCGATGCGCTGGTCGTGCATCTCGCCGGGCTCGCGCCGCGGTCGACGTACGGGCTCGATGCGTTCGAGTCCGCGCTCGCCGGCGGGCTGCCCGAGCGGGTGCCTCCGATCGTGATCGTCGACACGGGCTGGGCGGCGCGGTTCGGCTCACCGGCCGCGCTGGACCACCCCGCCCTCGACGCGGATGCTGCGGCCGAACTGATGCGCCGAGGCCTTCGCCTGCTCGCCGTCGACACGCTGAGCCCTGATCCGACGGTCGCCGGCGGCACGTCGTTCCCGGTGCACGAGGTCGTGCTCGGCGGCGACGCGCTCATCGTCGAGAACCTGACGGGTCTCGACGGCCTGCCCGAGCGGGTGCGCGCGGGGTTCTTCCCGCTGCCGATCGACGCCGACGGCGCGCCGGTTCGGGCCGTCGCGTTCATCGACTGA
- a CDS encoding GNAT family N-acetyltransferase produces the protein MGIEVRAATDFADVATMVGPKKPESNVCWCLSYRLPSKENLALRGPERGERVRQLMAEPIPPGVLAYDGDEVVGWAGVHPRAETAFATSRKIPHVDDLDVWSVWCLRVRPGHRGQGIAHHLLDGAIAFAREHGAPAIEGYPVDNRGAKVDLTMAYVGTRSLFERAGFTEAAVSGSVINGFPRLVMRLMLG, from the coding sequence ATGGGGATCGAGGTGCGGGCGGCGACGGACTTCGCCGACGTGGCGACGATGGTGGGGCCGAAGAAGCCCGAATCGAACGTGTGCTGGTGCCTGAGCTACCGGTTGCCGTCGAAAGAGAACCTGGCGCTGCGCGGCCCCGAACGCGGCGAGCGCGTGCGGCAGCTCATGGCCGAGCCGATCCCGCCCGGGGTCCTCGCGTACGACGGAGACGAGGTCGTCGGCTGGGCGGGCGTGCACCCCCGCGCCGAGACCGCGTTCGCGACGAGCCGCAAGATCCCGCACGTCGACGACCTCGACGTCTGGAGCGTGTGGTGCCTGCGCGTGCGCCCCGGCCACCGCGGGCAGGGCATCGCGCACCACCTGCTCGACGGTGCGATCGCGTTCGCACGCGAGCACGGCGCGCCCGCGATCGAGGGGTACCCGGTCGACAATCGCGGCGCGAAGGTCGACCTCACGATGGCGTACGTCGGCACCCGGTCGCTGTTCGAGCGCGCCGGGTTCACCGAGGCCGCAGTGAGCGGTTCGGTGATCAACGGGTTCCCGCGGTTGGTGATGCGGCTGATGCTCGGCTGA
- a CDS encoding alpha/beta fold hydrolase, protein MSATLPRLGPLRRIEAGVLDVAYVDLGPADGTPVVLLHGFPYDRHSYADVAPLLAESGFRVIVPELRGHGGTRFRDRTAPRTGEQAALGQDVIDLLDALGIERAVLAGYDWGGRAACVAAALHPERVAALVSVNGYLIQDIRSSMHPLDPALEAGFWYLFYFLTERGRAGLTANRRGIAEVIWRRNSPEWAFDDATLDRAAEAFENPDWVDVVLHSYRHRLNHVPGAHEYLRDEGALAKLPAITVPAVTLDGEADGNFPVTDASAQAAHFTGPRVHRHVPHAGHNLPQEQPGAFADAVREAASLAEEASAAA, encoded by the coding sequence ATGTCCGCGACTCTCCCCCGGCTCGGGCCGCTGCGCCGCATCGAAGCGGGTGTGCTCGACGTCGCGTACGTCGACCTCGGCCCCGCCGACGGCACGCCCGTGGTGCTGCTGCACGGGTTCCCGTACGACCGGCACAGTTATGCGGATGTCGCACCGCTGCTGGCCGAGTCGGGGTTCCGGGTGATCGTGCCCGAGCTGCGCGGGCACGGCGGCACCCGGTTCCGCGATCGCACCGCGCCACGCACGGGCGAGCAGGCCGCGCTCGGGCAGGACGTGATCGACCTGCTCGACGCGCTCGGCATCGAGCGGGCGGTGCTCGCCGGATACGACTGGGGCGGGCGCGCCGCGTGCGTGGCCGCCGCGCTGCATCCCGAACGGGTCGCGGCTCTCGTGAGCGTGAACGGCTACCTGATCCAGGACATCCGCTCTTCGATGCATCCGCTGGACCCTGCGCTCGAGGCGGGCTTCTGGTACCTCTTCTACTTCCTGACCGAGCGCGGTCGCGCCGGGCTGACCGCGAACCGGCGCGGCATCGCCGAGGTGATCTGGCGTCGCAACTCGCCCGAGTGGGCGTTCGACGACGCGACCCTCGACCGCGCGGCGGAGGCGTTCGAGAACCCCGACTGGGTCGACGTGGTGCTGCACTCGTACCGGCACCGGCTCAACCACGTCCCGGGCGCGCACGAGTACCTGCGCGACGAGGGCGCGCTCGCGAAGCTGCCCGCGATCACGGTTCCGGCGGTCACGCTCGACGGCGAGGCGGACGGCAACTTCCCGGTGACGGATGCCTCGGCCCAGGCCGCGCACTTCACCGGGCCGCGCGTGCACCGGCACGTGCCCCACGCCGGCCACAACCTGCCGCAGGAGCAGCCCGGGGCCTTCGCCGACGCGGTGCGGGAGGCGGCGTCGCTCGCCGAGGAGGCGTCGGCGGCTGCCTAG
- a CDS encoding SDR family oxidoreductase, whose product MRIAVIGGTGLIGTRIVDRLRSTSHDVVVASRATGVDSYTGEGLAEALAGAEALIDVTNSGYLDEAGANEFFYASTLNLLTFGEAAGVSHHVALSVVGTDRLARNEGGYFAAKLTQERLIRQSGRPFTIVHATQFFEFIQSIADAAAVQHIVRLSSALIQPMAADDVAAAVAGAVLRAPARDVVEFGGPERFRLHEIVQQGLRIRQDPRQVVADPLAQYFGTALDERDLLPGPDATLAETRFADWIAAGGDLAAAGEAGRTYAPEGVS is encoded by the coding sequence ATGCGCATCGCGGTCATCGGCGGCACCGGCCTGATCGGCACCCGGATCGTCGACCGGCTCCGGTCGACGAGCCATGACGTCGTCGTCGCGTCGCGCGCGACCGGCGTCGACTCGTACACCGGCGAGGGTCTCGCAGAGGCCCTCGCCGGTGCGGAGGCGCTCATCGACGTCACGAACTCGGGGTACCTCGACGAGGCGGGCGCGAACGAGTTCTTCTACGCCTCGACCCTCAACCTGCTCACCTTCGGCGAGGCGGCCGGCGTGTCGCATCACGTCGCGCTGTCGGTGGTCGGCACCGACCGGCTGGCGCGCAACGAGGGCGGGTACTTCGCGGCGAAGCTCACGCAGGAGCGGCTGATCCGGCAGTCGGGTCGACCGTTCACGATCGTGCACGCGACCCAGTTCTTCGAGTTCATCCAGTCCATCGCGGACGCGGCGGCGGTGCAGCACATCGTGCGGCTGTCGAGCGCGTTGATCCAGCCGATGGCCGCCGACGACGTCGCCGCAGCGGTCGCGGGCGCCGTGCTGCGAGCGCCGGCGCGCGACGTCGTGGAGTTCGGGGGACCCGAGCGGTTCCGTCTGCACGAGATCGTGCAGCAGGGGCTGCGGATCCGTCAGGACCCTCGCCAGGTCGTGGCCGATCCGCTGGCGCAGTACTTCGGCACGGCGCTCGACGAGCGCGATCTGCTGCCGGGGCCCGACGCCACCCTCGCCGAGACCCGCTTCGCCGACTGGATCGCCGCGGGCGGCGACCTGGCCGCGGCCGGCGAGGCGGGTCGCACGTACGCGCCCGAGGGGGTGTCGTGA